The following proteins come from a genomic window of Rubinisphaera margarita:
- a CDS encoding Gfo/Idh/MocA family protein encodes MSNRVRWGILSTAKIGTVQVIPAMQQAENLEIAAICSRNLDNAKSAAESLGIVKAYGSYEELLADPDIDAVYNPLPNHMHVDWSIAALKAGKHVLCEKPLGLSVTDAQRLVDAARAHPQLKVMEAFMYRHHPQWQKAKEVLSSGVLGELKTIDCSFSYFNRNAGDIRNQKAMGGGALMDIGCYPISLSRFLFDSEPERVMGTIDFDPEFQTDRLASVILDFGTGTSTFSCSTQMVPYQRVNVFGSEGRYEIEIPFNAPIDRPCIAWLQQGKEVEQLEFPICNQYAIQGRLFSEAILNDTPVPTPLSDAIGNMRVIEAIFESAEKNDWVKLR; translated from the coding sequence ATGTCGAATCGTGTTCGCTGGGGTATTCTCAGCACGGCGAAAATTGGAACGGTCCAGGTGATCCCCGCCATGCAGCAGGCCGAGAATCTTGAGATCGCCGCGATCTGCTCGCGGAATCTGGATAACGCGAAGTCCGCAGCCGAGTCTCTGGGTATCGTCAAAGCTTATGGCTCGTACGAAGAGCTGCTGGCCGATCCGGACATCGATGCCGTCTACAATCCCCTGCCGAATCACATGCATGTCGACTGGTCGATCGCGGCCCTGAAAGCCGGAAAGCATGTGCTTTGCGAGAAACCACTCGGGTTGAGTGTAACCGATGCACAGCGACTCGTTGATGCCGCCAGGGCTCATCCGCAGTTGAAGGTGATGGAAGCCTTCATGTATCGGCATCATCCGCAATGGCAGAAGGCGAAGGAAGTCCTCTCCAGTGGAGTGCTGGGCGAACTGAAGACGATCGACTGTTCGTTCTCGTACTTCAATCGCAACGCGGGCGACATTCGCAATCAGAAGGCGATGGGCGGCGGAGCGCTGATGGACATCGGCTGCTATCCGATCTCGCTTTCGCGGTTTCTGTTCGATTCCGAGCCTGAACGGGTGATGGGAACAATCGATTTCGATCCCGAATTCCAGACCGACCGTCTGGCCTCCGTGATTCTCGACTTCGGCACTGGCACTTCGACCTTCTCCTGCTCCACCCAGATGGTGCCTTATCAGCGCGTGAATGTCTTCGGCTCGGAAGGCCGCTACGAGATCGAAATCCCCTTCAATGCTCCGATCGATCGCCCCTGCATCGCCTGGCTGCAGCAGGGGAAAGAGGTGGAGCAGCTTGAGTTTCCGATCTGCAATCAATACGCGATCCAGGGCCGGCTGTTCTCGGAGGCAATCCTCAACGACACACCCGTGCCGACGCCACTCAGCGATGCCATCGGCAACATGCGAGTCATCGAAGCGATCTTCGAGAGCGCCGAGAAGAACGACTGGGTGAAACTCCGGTAA
- the ruvA gene encoding Holliday junction branch migration protein RuvA, translated as MISSIRGSLKAVEATSAYLQAGPFTIEVFIPDFVRRQLQNRIGEEIELQTMAYLEGNPQKGGRMTPRLVGFTSSAELAFFELICSVDGLGIKKALQAIVRPVREVAAAIEQQDTKTLSTLPGIGPAVAERIVAKLRRRMTRFALMVDRADGEGGEPQHDLISESYEALLVLGHTSEDARDKIDRVLASGKKFKSVEDVLNAIYQQEYQ; from the coding sequence TTGATCTCATCGATTCGCGGTTCGCTCAAAGCAGTCGAAGCCACCTCGGCTTACCTGCAGGCCGGACCCTTCACCATTGAAGTCTTCATCCCCGATTTTGTCCGCCGCCAACTGCAGAACCGCATCGGCGAAGAGATCGAATTGCAGACAATGGCCTACCTGGAAGGCAACCCGCAAAAGGGGGGCCGGATGACGCCTCGCCTCGTCGGCTTCACCAGCAGCGCCGAACTGGCCTTCTTTGAGTTGATCTGTTCGGTCGACGGGCTGGGCATCAAGAAAGCGTTGCAGGCGATTGTCCGACCGGTTCGCGAAGTCGCCGCGGCCATCGAACAGCAGGACACGAAAACCCTGAGCACCCTGCCGGGCATTGGCCCCGCAGTCGCGGAGCGGATCGTCGCCAAACTGCGTCGCAGAATGACCCGCTTCGCTCTGATGGTCGATCGGGCCGACGGCGAGGGCGGAGAGCCTCAGCACGATCTGATTTCGGAATCGTATGAGGCATTGCTCGTGCTCGGCCACACCAGCGAGGATGCCCGGGACAAGATCGACCGAGTGCTCGCATCGGGCAAGAAATTCAAGTCGGTCGAAGATGTTCTGAATGCCATCTATCAGCAGGAATATCAATAA
- the ruvC gene encoding crossover junction endodeoxyribonuclease RuvC, translating into MERILGIDPGLTRTGYGVIHRGPKGVVLDEGGVIATSTDQTLAERVGEIAGEIRDVIEQWQPVALAIEQVFSLGKNPKSAILLAHVRGAMLAVASDARLKVCHYKPTQIKKLLTGSGRASKEQMQLVVKTELGLNCVPRPHDVADALAIALCHLHLIQIDQNAA; encoded by the coding sequence ATGGAACGGATTCTGGGGATCGATCCCGGCTTGACCCGGACGGGTTACGGGGTGATTCATCGCGGCCCGAAAGGGGTCGTGCTCGATGAAGGAGGCGTCATTGCAACGTCGACCGATCAGACACTGGCGGAACGGGTCGGAGAAATCGCCGGGGAAATCCGTGACGTCATTGAGCAGTGGCAGCCGGTCGCTCTGGCCATTGAGCAGGTCTTCTCACTCGGCAAGAACCCGAAGAGTGCCATTCTCCTGGCTCACGTTCGAGGAGCAATGCTCGCGGTCGCTTCCGATGCCCGACTCAAGGTCTGCCATTACAAGCCAACACAAATCAAGAAACTTCTGACCGGCAGCGGGCGAGCGTCCAAGGAACAGATGCAGCTTGTCGTGAAGACCGAACTGGGGCTCAACTGCGTTCCCCGGCCTCACGATGTGGCAGACGCGCTGGCTATCGCTCTGTGTCATCTCCATCTCATTCAGATTGATCAGAACGCCGCCTGA
- the ispF gene encoding 2-C-methyl-D-erythritol 2,4-cyclodiphosphate synthase codes for MTDNSRSSQPPWRIGEGHDTHRLAPGRKLILGGIEIPHTVGAVGHSDADVVLHALTDALLGAIAAGDIGELFPDTDEAHRDADSSIFVREAVKRVREQGYAIANVDCTIFAQSPKLSPYKTAIRQRIADLLELPLDRVNVKAKTGEKVGPIGREEAIGAAVSALLYLRQGAS; via the coding sequence GTGACGGATAACTCTCGGTCTTCTCAACCCCCCTGGCGAATCGGAGAAGGGCACGATACCCATCGCCTGGCTCCGGGCCGCAAGTTGATTCTCGGCGGGATCGAGATTCCGCATACGGTGGGAGCGGTCGGGCACAGCGACGCCGATGTCGTGCTGCACGCCCTGACCGACGCGCTGCTGGGAGCGATCGCAGCCGGCGATATTGGCGAACTGTTTCCCGATACCGACGAGGCCCACCGCGATGCGGACTCTTCGATCTTCGTGAGAGAAGCCGTGAAACGTGTCCGGGAGCAGGGATATGCGATCGCGAACGTCGATTGCACGATCTTCGCCCAGTCCCCTAAACTTTCCCCCTACAAAACAGCAATCCGACAACGGATCGCCGATTTGCTGGAACTGCCGCTCGACCGCGTGAACGTGAAGGCGAAAACCGGCGAAAAAGTCGGCCCGATTGGCCGGGAAGAAGCCATCGGTGCGGCGGTCAGCGCGTTATTATACCTCAGGCAGGGTGCATCTTGA